The Dietzia sp. ANT_WB102 region GGAGCTCGCCGCCGCGATGGTGCCCCGCGACCGTGGCGTCGACTTCATCACCATCGACGGCGGCGAGGGCGGCACCGGCGCCGGCCCCCTCGTGTTCACCGACGCGGTCTCCCTGCCGTTCCGCCTCGGCTTCCCCCGCGTCTATTCGATCTTCGCCGAGGCGGGATTGACCGACGATGTCGTGTTCATCGGCGGCGGCAAGCTCGGGATCCCCGAGAACGCAGTGGTCGCGCTCGCGCTCGGGGCGGACATGATCAACGTGGCCCGCGAGGCGATGCTCTCCGTCGGGTGCATCCAGGCGCAGAAGTGCCACACCGGCGGCTGCCCCACCGGGGTCGCCACCCACAACCCGTGGCTGGTGCGCGGGGTGGACCCCACCGCGATGGCAGGGCGCTGCGCCAACTACATCCGGTCACTGCGGCGCGAACTCGTCAAGGTCGCCGGCGCGGTGGGGGTCCCCCACCCCGGTCTCATCGGCCCCACCGACGTCGAGCTCGCCCGCGGCACCCGGGACGCCCACCCACTCGCCGAGGTCTACGGCTACCGCGAGGGGTGGGGACTGCCCGGACCTGACGACGCGCGAACCATCACCGAGCTGATGGTCGCCTCCGGGGTGGCCGAGTACACCGCGGCGATCACCCCGCCGGGGATCCGGCCCCGCGGCTAGTCGCCGGTCACGCCCACGCGCAGCAGCCCCAACTCGCGATTGAGATTGGCGTGCGCCTGCTTCTCCCACATGTCGCGGCCGGCGCGGGTGAGGAACACCGACCTCCGCTCTAGGAGGCCCTCCAGCGCGGCGATCCGCCCGGCGACGAACCTCTCGCCCGGCACGTGAGCGAACTCGTGGCGTACGTCTTGCGCGTAAGCGTCGTACGTCTCGGGGTCGGCGCCCAGCACGGAGAGGTCGGCGTCCGAGAGTACGGCCCCGTTCAGGTCCCCTGCCTCGACCCGGTGCCCGCCCATCAGTCGCACCAGCCTCGCGACCTCCTCGATGGGCGCGGCCGGGTCGAGCACCCGCTCAGCCATCGACGCCGACTTCTCGGTGTTCTCCGAGCCCGCCGGATCACACACGGCCGCGTGCAGCCACGCGGCCAGCCGGACCGCCGTCGCGTCGAAGGACTCCCCGTCCGACTCGAGCGCATCCACGGCCCGGAGCACGGCCCTCAGGTGCGTCGGGTTGTGGTACCGCCGCTGCGGCTCGTTCCAACATTTCAGCAGTTCCGAGCGCAGCTCTGGCGTGAGGAATTCGACCGTGACGTCGAGCGGGTCAGCGGAGGCCGTGCGATCCGTGTCCATGTGCGGACTCTACCGCCGAACCGCCACCGAATCGGGGCGGATCGGCTTACTCGTCGAGCTCGGCACCGAGCATCGGTGGGAACGCCTCAAGCGCGGCGAGCTCACCGGGGTCGAACGTGCGGGCCCTGGACAGGAACCGCTTGCCGGTCGGGTTCTCGAGGCTGAAGCCCGAGCCTCGGCCTGGAATCGCGTCCACCACCATCTGCGTATGTTTCCAGGTCTCGAACTGTGTGCCCGAGATCCACACGCGGATGCGGGACGACGACGAGGAGGGCTCGTGCGTCTCGTCGTCGTCGCCCGGTCCTCCCGTCCGGTCAGGTGACCCCAGGTCCAACTCCCCCACCAACACGTCGCGTTGTCCCACGCGGAACTCGCCGTCGGGATAACACATGGGCGCTGACCCGTCGCAGCACCCGCCCGACTGGTGGAACATCACAGGCCCGTGCCGGCCGACGAGCTCGCGGAGGAGTTCCACTGCCGGCTCGGTCGCCACGACGCGCGGCGGCAGGTCGGCGGGAGCGCCCTCCGGTGGGGTGGCGCGCGCCGCGATGCGCACACTCCCACCCGAGGGCAACCCGCACACGTCATCCATCAGAAGAAGCCCAGCGGCTTGCCCGAGTAGCCCACCAGCAGGCACTTGGTCTGCTGGTAGTGGTCGAGCATCATCAGGTGGTTCTCGCGGCCGATGCCGGATTGCTTGTAGCCGCCGAACGCTGCGTGCGCCGGATACTGGTGGTAGGTGTTGGTCCACACGCGGCCGGCCTGGATGGTTCGGCCGGCGCGGTAGGCGGTGGTGCCGTTGCGCGACCACACGCCGGCGCCGAGACCGTAGAGGGTGTCGTTGGCGATCATCATGGCGTCGTCGAAGTCGGTGAAAGAGGTCAGCGACAGGACGGGTCCGAAGATCTCCTCCTGGAACAGGCGCATCTTGTTGTGGCCGCGGAACACGGTCGGCTGCACGTAGAAGCCGCCGGCCAGGTCACCTTCGAGCTCGGCTCGGCCGCCGCCGGTGAGCACGTCGGCGCCCTCCTGCTTGCCGATGTCGATGTAGGACAGGATCTTCTCCAGCTGGTCGGTGGAGGCCTGCGCGCCGATCATGGTGTCGGTGTCGAGGGGGTTGCCGAGCTTGATGCGGTTGGTGCGTTCGATCGCCAGCTCGGTGAACTCGTCGAAGATCGATTTCTGTACCAGCGCGCGCGACGGGCAGGTGCATACTTCGCCCTGGTTGAGTCCGAACATCGCGAAGCCCTCGAGCGCGGCCGAACGGAAGTCATCGTCGGCGTCCATGACGTCCTCGAAGAAGATGTTGGGGCTCTTGCCGCCCAACTCGAGGGTGACGGGGATGAGGTTCTCGGAGGCGTACTGCATGATCAGTCGGCCGGTGGTGGTCTCACCGGTGAAGGCGACCTTGCGGATGCGCGGGTTGGAGGCGAGGGGCTTGCCGGCCTCGGTGCCGAAGCCGTTGACCACGTTGATCACGCCAGCCGGGATCACGTCGCCGATGAGGGACATGAGGTAGAGGATCGAGGCGGGGGTCTGCTCGGCCGGCTTGAGGACCACGCAGTTGCCGGCAGCCAGTGCGGGGGCGAGCTTCCACACCGCCATGAGGATCGGGAAATTCCACGGGATGATCTGCCCGACCACGCCGAGGGGCTCATGGAAGTGGTAGGCGACCGTGTCGTCGTCGATCTGGGAGATGCCGCCCTCCTGGGCGCGGATCGCACCGGCGAAGTATCGGAAGTGGTCGATCGCCAGTGGGATGTCGGCGCCGAGGGTCTCGCGGATGGCCTTGCCGTTGTCCCAGGATTCGGCCAGGGCGAGCTTGTCGAGATTCTGTTCCATGCGGTCGGCGATCCGCAGCAGCACCAGCGACCGTTCGGTGGCCGAGGTGGCGTTCCAGGACGGTGCGGCGGCCCACGCGGCGTCGAGCGCGGCCTCGATGTCCTCGGCGGTGCCGCGGCCCACCTCGCAGAACACCTGCCCGGTGATCGGGGTGACGTTCTCGAAGTATTCGCCCTTGGCGGGCGCCACCCACTCGCCGCCGATGTAGTGGTCGTAGCGGCTCTCGTAGGACATCACCGCGTCGCTGGATCCGGGCTGGGAGAAGACGGGCATGTGAAGCACCTTTCGCGTGCGGGGAACGCCGACCCGCACGGCCGGCGACTATGATCCGGGACACTATCGACGCCGGGGTTGCACGCACGTTGCACGCGGCGCCCGGGCCGACGACGAGACCGGTCAGGCCCCCAGTCGGTTGTCCAACACCCGGTACACCGAACGTGCCGAGGAGGTCGCCGCCGGAGAGAGCCCCGGCAGCGACCCGAGCGCCCGCCACGCCTCGGGGTCCTCGCGGCCGGGGCCGGCGACCCAGGTCCGCAGGGCCCGCGGCGACCCCGCGGCCAGCGCCGCGGCGCGCACTCTCGCGTCCAGCTCCTCGCGGAGGTCGGCCACCCCGGGCGAGTCCGATGCCGGCAACAGCGGGCCCGGGTACGCGGCGACCGCGGCGTCGACGTCGGTGTGCAGCAATTCGGCCACCCGCGCCGCGTCGGTTTCCACGGCACCGGGTACCAGCCGGTATGGGCGGGACAGCACCGCGTCGGGGCCGAGGACCCGGCGTAGTCGCGACACCTCCGCGCGGATGCTCACCTCGTCGAGCCGGCCCGCGGCGAGCAGTTCTGCCAGCGCCCCGCCGGACAGGCCCCGCGGGTGGGCGGCGAGGAGGACGAGGATCTCCGCGTGACGGCCGGTCAGTGGGCCGTGTCCACCCAGGGTGGGACGCAGGGTGCCCAGGACTTCCAGCCGCCGGGCGCCACCGGTTGGCATGGACCGCAGTTCCGCCTCCGCGAGCAGCGCGGTGGCCGTGACCAGTGCCAACAGCTCGGCGGACGCCGCGATGTCGTTCCCGGTCACGTCGATGCCCCCGATCACTCGGCCCGTCTGCGGATCGTGGACGGGCGCGGCGGAGCAGCTCCACGAGTGGGCGGGGGCCAGGAAGTGCTCCTCGCCCCGGACGCGGATCGGAACGTCATGCCGCAATGCCAGCCCGGGCGCGTTGGCACCCACGGCGTCGTCGCTCCACAGTGCGCCGGGAACAAACGCCATCCGCTCCGCACGCCTCCGTACCCCGTGGTCGCCGTATAACCACAGCAGGCGGCCGTCGGCATCGGCCACCGCGACGAGGTGCCCACTGCTCACCACTCCGGAGACGAGGATCTTCTCGACCACCGGCAAAGCCGCCGCCATCCGGTGGCCGGCGAGGTGCTCGGTCAGCTCGGCGCCCTGCAGGTCGACCGGCGGGTCGGCTCGCTCCGGGTCGATTCCCCGCCGCCTGCTGCGCTCCCGCGATTGCGCCACGAGTGAGCTGCCCGCGGCTGGCACTCCCGCCGTCATGGTCCGAGTGTAACCAACATCACACACATCGGTCGCCCCTTCGTAAGCGGATCTAAATACACCGAGCTCCACACGAGACCCGGCGACCCCTCTACACTTGCCAGTGATGCAGGCCACACATGACCTAAGGATCGCGATGACGACCGAGTTCGCCACCCCTCCCGCCTCGAAGCCCTTCCCCGAGCAGAACTTGGCCAGGCTGGTGTTCACCAACGCGCAGGAGGCCCCGAACGACATCGCCGTATTGCGACTCGTCGGAAGTGAATGGAAGGAGGTCACCTGCGCCGAGTACCTGGAGGAGATCAAGGGCGTGGCCAAGGGCCTCATCGCCCGTGGGGTCACGCCGGGCGACCGCCTCGCGATCATGAGCCACACCCGCTACGAGTGGTCGCTCATCGCGTGGGCAGCCTGGACGGTCGGCGCGGTCACCGTGCCCATCTACGAAACCTCGTCCTCCACCCAGTGCGACTGGATCCTCACCGATTCCGGGGCGTCCTTCGCGGTTGTCGAGAACCCTGAACTGCGCGAGACGCTCACCGCAGAGACCGAGTGGCAGGGCGACCTCCTGCTCATCGAGGACGACCTGGTCGAGCAGCTCATCGAGGCCGGGGCCTCGGTCTCGGACGAGGAGCTCGAGAAGGCCTCGCTGACCATGGGCCAAGAGGATCCCTGCGCGATCATTTACACCTCCGGCACAACCGGCAACCCCAAGGGCTGCGAGATCCTGCACGGCGGCTTCGGCGGCGTCGTGGTGGCCGTGGAGGAGCAGCTCCAGGAGGCGTTCGTCCCCAACAGTCGGACGCTGATCTTCCTGCCGCTGGCCCACGTCCTCGCGCGCATTCTCGAGGTGGCGTGCTTTTACAAGCGCGTCACCGTGGCTCACGAGCCGGACACCACGAAGGTCGTCGAGCGGCTGGGAGAAATCCATCCGACGTTCCTCGTGTCGGTTCCGCGCGTACTGGAGAAGGTGTACAACTCGGCTGCGAGCAAGGCCGAGACCGCCGGTGGGGCCAAGGCCAAGATCTTCAAGGCGGCGGTCCAGACAGCCATCGACTACTCCAAGGCCCTCGAGGGCGGCGGGAAGCCGTCCGCCGTCCTGGCCCTCAAGCAGAAGCTGTTCTCCAAGCTTGTCTACTCCAAGCTGCACGACGCGCTCGGCGGCGAGTGCGACCGTGTCATCTCCGGCGGCAGCCCGCTGGGCGCGCGCCTCGGCCACTTCTTCCGCGGCGCCGGTTTCGACCTCCTGGAAGGCTACGGTCTCACCGAGTCCTCGGGGGTGCTCACCGTCAACCCGGTCAACCAGGCCAAGATCGGCACCGTCGGCCGACCGATCCCGGGCGTGACGATCCAGATCGCCGATGACGGCGAGGTGCTGGCCAAGGCCAAGACACTGTTCAAGGGCTACTGGAACAATCCGCAGGCCAACGAGGAGTCCTGGACTGGCGACTGGTATCACACGGGTGACATCGGCGAGCTCGACTCCGATGGTTACCTGAGCATCACCGGCCGGAAGAAGGACCTCATCGTCACCGCCGGCGGCAAGAACGTCTCGCCGGCGCAGCTCGAGGACCTCCTCACCTCGGACCCGCTCATCAGCCAGGCTGTGGTGGTGGGCGACAACCGTAGCTACGTCGCGGCCCTGGTCACAATCGACCCGGAAACCTTCCCGGGGTGGCGGGACAGGAACGGCAAGACCGGCGAGGTCGCGGACCTGCTGCAGGACGGCGACCTGGTCGGCGCCGTCCAAGACGCGGTGGACCGGGCCAACAGGTCCGTCTCGCGCGCGGAGTCGATCCGCAAGTTCAACATCCTCTCCGCGGAGTTCACGGTCGAGGGCGGGGAACTCACCCCGACGCTCAAGCTCAAGCGCAACGTCGTGCACGAACGGTTCGCGGACGAGATCGAGCAGCTGTACGCGGGGTAGACGTCGCCCACGACGCCTCGGCGCCCCGGAGCCCTCGTCGGCCCGGGGCGCCCGGCGTCGTCAGGCGTACATGGCCTCGATCTGCGCGGCGTAGCGCTCGTTGATCACGTGCCGCTTGACCTTGAAGGTCGCAGTGAGCTCGCCAGACTGCTCGGTGAATTCGTTCGGCAGCACGGTGAACTTCTTGACCCCTTCGGCGTGGGAGACCTGGGCGTTGGCCTGGTCAACCGCGGATTGGAGTTCGGCCTGCACGTCCGGATCCGCGACCAGCTGGTGGGCGGGCGTCCCGGCGCGGCCGTGCTCCTCGGCCCAGTGGGTGAGTTCGGCCTCATTCACCGCGATGAGCGCGGAGACGAACCTGCGACCCTCGCCGATCACCACGGCATTCCCAACCAGCCGGTGGGCGTTGATGCTGTCTTCGAGGGGCCCCGGGGAGACATTTTTGCCGCCGGCGGTGACGATGAGTTCCTTCTTCCGGCCGGTGATGCTCAGGTAGCCGTCCTCGTCGAGCGAGCCGAGGTCCCCGGTGGCGAACCAGCCGCCTCCCAGAGCTTCCCCGGTGGCCTCCTCGTTGTTCCAGTACCGCGTGAAGACCAGCGGACCGGACAGTTCCACCTCGCCAGACTCGGCGATCCTGATGCTCGTCCCCTCGACGGGTCGGCCGACGGTCCCCACCCGTTGGCATCCCGGGCCGTTGACGGCGGCGGCCGCCGTGCTCTCGGTGAGGCCGTAACCCTCGTAGATCGGCACCCCGAGTCCGCGGAAGAAGTGGGAGATGCGGTCGGGTAGGGCACCCCCGCCGGAGATCGCGTACTCGCATCGACCGCCGAGTGCCGCGCGGACGGCACGATAGACGGCGATGTCGAAGAGCGCGTACTGCACGGTGTGCAGGAGCGACGGCCTCCGTGTGTCGTTCAGTCCGTCCCCGCCGCGCAGGGTGCTCGCCTCGATCGCGACCTTCTCGGCGCGTGTGAACACCTCCCGCTGCAATCGCCCCTTGGCACTGGCCTGCTTGGCGATGCCGTCGCGGACCTTCTCGAACACTCGTGGGACGCCCAGGATCGTGTGGGGCCGGAAGTCGGCGAAGCGCGGCAGGATGGTGGAGGTGTCGGCCCAAAACCCGATGGTCGCCCCACCGAGGAATACCGCGTAGGTGACAGCGCGCGCCAGGACGTGCGCCAGCGGGAGGAACATGAGCGTCTTCTTGCCGTGCCGGGCCATCGTGCCGACGGGGTGGTCGAGGAGCCCGTGGCACTCGGCGAGCAGGTTCCGGTGGGTGATCACGCAGCCCTTGGGGCGCCCGGTTGTGCCGGAGGTGTAAATGATCGAGGCAGGACTGTCGGGCTCGAGGGTGGCCAGCGCGGCCTCCAGCACCTCGGGCTCCACCGCTCGACCGCGTGCCTCGAGCATGTCGAGGCCCCCGTCGTCGAGGTAGAAGACGTGTTCGCAGGTCGACGGGACGTCGAGGGCATCGACGACGGCCGCGTGCGCCTCGCCCTCGGCGATGAGTACCCGGGACCCGGAATCCTCGAGAATCCACGCGAGTTGGCTCGCCGAGGAGGACGGGTAGACCGGGACGGTGATCGCGCCGGCGGTCCACACGGCCATGTCGACGAGCACCCATTCGAGCCTGGTCTCCGCCATGAGCGCGACGCGGTCGCCGGGCACCACACCCGAGGCGACGAGTCCGGCGGCGATCCGCTCGACGCGCCGGTGGAAATCACCCACAGTCACGGGCTGCCAGCCACCGTCCTCAAAGTGCTCGAACGGGACGGTGTCGGGGTGGCCGGCGGCGCGCTCCCGCGCGACCACCGGAATCAGGTCGGCGCGAGTGTAGGTGCGCTGGGTGGGGACGGCGATTTCGCGCATGCGGCGGTGCGGCCTTTCGGACGACGACGAAGTGGAGCGCGCTCCATTATCGCCGCGGGGAGACTACGGCGCCACTCGCGACGATTTTCTCGGTCGACCCGACGACCCCGAACTGTTCATCACGTAGACTACGCAATAGACAGATCGGTTCATTCTCAAGAACGGAACTCCTCATGGCGAAGATCTACTCAGACATCAGTGAGACCATCGGCAAAACCCCCCTGGTCCGTCTCAACTCCCTCACCGACGGGCTGCAGGCCACTGTCCTGGCCAAGCTCGAGTCCGCCAATCCCGCGGCCAGCGTGAAGGACCGGATCGGCGCCGCGATCATCGACGACGCGGTGGCGTCCGGGGGCCTCAAGCCCGGCGGCACCATCGTCGAGGGCACATCCGGCAACACCGGAATCGCGTTGTCCATGGTCGCCGCGGCCCGCGGCTTCAAGGCCGTCATCGTCATGCCCGACACGATGTCGGTCGAACGTCGCGCCGTCATGCGCGCCTATGGTGCCGAGCTGATCCTCACCCCCGGCTCTGAGGGGATGAAGGGCGCGGTCGCCAAGGCCGAGGAGGTCGCCGCGACCCGCGAGAACGCAGTTCTGGCCCGGCAGTTCGCCAACCCGGCCAACGTGGACATCCACCGTCGCACCACCGGTCCGGAGATCTGGGAGGACACCGACGGCGACGTCGACGTGTTCGTGGCCGGTATCGGTACCGGCGGCACCATCTCCGGTGCGGGCAACTACTTGCGTTCGCAGAAGTCGGACATCCAGATCGTCGCCGTCGAGCCCAAGGACTCCCCGCTGCTGACCGAGGGCAAGGCCGGCCCTCACAAGATCCAGGGCCTCGGCGCGAACTTCGTCCCCGAGATTCTCGACCGCGAGGTCTACAACGAGGTCATCGACGTGACTCTCGAGGACTCGCTCGCCATCGCCAAGCGCCTCGGCAAGGAGGAAGGCATCCTCGCTGGCATCTCCTCGGGCGCCAACGTGTGGGCGGCGCTCGAGATCGCCAAGCGTCCCGAGAACGCGGGCAAGACCATCGTCGTCATTGTGTGCGACTACGGCGAGCGCTACGTCTCCACCATGCTGTTCGAGGACTACCGCGACTGATGTCTGACACTTCCGACCGCCCGGTGGGGTTCTGGCGCACTCTGCGTGAGGACCTCGCTGCGGCGCGCGCCCACGACCCGGCCGCCCGGGGCGACGTCGAGAACGCCGTCGTCTACTCGGGGCTGCACGCGATCTGGATCCACCGACTGTCCCACCGCATGTGGAACGCAGGCGGGGTCGGGCGGACCGCCGGACGCGTACTCGCCCAGTTCGCTCGCTTCCTCACGGGGATCGAGATCCATCCCGGCGCCACGATCGGCCGGCGGTTCTTCATCGACCACGGGATGGGTGTCGTGATCGGGGAGACCGCGGAGATCGGTGACGACTGCATGCTCTACCACGGCGTCACCCTGGGCGGGGTCTCGCTCAAGCAGGTTAAACGGCACCCCACCTTGGGTGACCGCGTGACCGTGGGTGCGGGCGCGAAGATTCTGGGCCCCGTCGAGATCGGTGACGATTCCTCGGTCGGCGCCAATGCCGTCGTCGTGAAGAGCGCCCCTGCCGATTCGATCGTCGTAGGCGTCCCAGGCGAGGCTCGGCCGGCCACGTCGACCAAGGAGGAGCTGCGCGACGCGCAGTTCTACATCGACCCGGCCATCTACATCTAGCGCGCCGGGGCCGAGCGGCCACAGCGACGACTAGGCTCCCTGCCTGTGCGCTCGCTTCCCTCCACCTACTGGCTGCGCGGCCCGCTGGCACTGCTGGCTCTCGCCTCGGTAGTCGTGGTGCTGCGCGCGCCCGACGAGCGGACCCCGTGGTGGGGGATCTCGCAAAGCATGCTGGACGTACACGTCTACCGCTGGGGCGCGGAGGCGGTACGCAACAGCGAGCCCCTGTACGAGGGACTCCTCTGGGGAGTCAACGGGCGCTTCTTCGTGCCGATGCCGTTCACCTACCCGCCGTTCTCCGCGCTGCTGTTCCAGCCGCTGCCGATGCTCTCCCGCCCGCTCATGGCGGCGGGGTGGACAGCGCTCACCCTGGGGCTGCTGTACCTGGTCATCCGGATGTCGCTCCGCGCGCTCGACTACGCCCCCGACACCGTCACCCGTCAGGTGTCCCTGTGCCTCGCCCTGATCTGCCTGTCGCTCGAGCCGGTGCGCACCACGATCTGGCTCGGCCAGATCAACCTCGTCCTCCTCGCACTCGTCCTCGCCGACCAGCTCCTGTCCAGGGACGGTCCCGGTGGACGCGCCAGCCGGTGGCGTCATCTCGCCGGGATCGGTAGCGGGCTGGCGGCCGGAATCAAGCTGACGCCGGCGTTCTTCTGGGCGCACTGGATCGTCACCGGACGGTGGCGGGTCGCGGTCGTCTCGGTCGTGACGTTCCTGGCGACAGTCGCTCTCGGTTTCCTCGTCATCCCTTCCGATGCCGCACGCTACTGGTCGGGCACGGTCGTCGAGTCGGGTCGCATCGCGCAGGACTCGGTGGTGGCCAACCAGTCGATGCGGGGGGTGGTCGCCCGGGTACTCGACGTCGATTCCGCCCCCACGATCGCGTGGCTGGCCTTCGCTGCACTCGCCGCGCTGGTAGGCCTGGCCACGGCGGCCCTGCTCCACCGGGCAGGGCACCAACTACTGGCACTCACGCTGTCCGGCATGACGATGTCGATGGTGTCCCCGTTCTCGTGGGGCCATCACTGGGTGTGGTTCATCCCGCTGTTCGTCCTCACCGTGCATTACGCGCTCAGCGCCCGGCGCTGGTCTTTCTGGCTCCTACCGCCGCTGCTGTGGGCCGCCACCGCGGCCTGGGTGCAGAGCTTCCCCAACCCGGATTTCCCCGATGATCGCTGGGTGGCGATAGGCCTGTTCATGCTCGGCGGCGACATCCCGCCGGTGATCTTCGGCCTGATCACCAACATCTACCCCCTTGTCTGGCTGGCCACGGTGGGCTTGTCCGCCCTCCTCCTGCGACGGTCCGGTGCCGCCGGCGCTAGGCTGCGCGACTATGGGACGGCGGACGACTCGGTACCCCGCGCGGAGGATCCTCGCCGCGGGTGACGCCAGACGAGAGGTGGCGACGCTGGCCGTCGAGGAGCCCCTCGAAATCAGGGTCGGTGGCCAGCCGTTCGTCGTGACCATGCGGACCCCGGGCGACGACATGGACCTCGCGGCGGGTCACCTGGTCTCGGAGGGCGCCGTCTGGCACCGCGATCACCTACCCGAGATCTGCTACTGCACCACCGTCAGCGGTCGGGCCGAGCAGGACTACAACACCCTCACCGTCACCGTGTCGCCGGACATCCCCGCACCCCGCTCCCCACGGGCGTCGACCATGAGCAGCGCCTGCGGCGTGTGCGGCGTGGACTCGATCGACGAGGTCCGGCGCGCGACCCACTTCCCCGCCGAGCCGGCCGAACCACTCATCGATTCCGGGGTCCTGCTGTCCCTGCCCGACCGACTCCGCGCACAGCAGCGGGTCTTTGACAAGACGGGCGGCGTCCACGCGGCCGGCCTCTTCTCCCCTGCCGGCGAGTTGCTCTGTCTCCGCGAGGACGTGGGGCGGCACAACGCTGTGGACAAGGTCGTCGGCTGGGCGTTCCGCCAGGGGCTGCTGCCGCTGCGCGGGACCGTCCTGCAGGTCTCCGGTCGGGCGTCGTTTGAACTCGTACAGAAGGCGTCGATGGCGGGGATACCGGTACTCTCCGCCGTCAGCGCACCATCGTCGCTGGCGGTGGATCTCGCCACGGAGACCGGGGTGACGCTGGCAGGCTTCAGCCGGGTCGACCGCGCCACCGTGTACACCCACCCCGAGCGTGTCCGCGACTGATGCCGCCCACCCCGGCGCACCGGGCGGGCCACAATAAAGACATGTCGTCACAAGACCCGCGGCGCGCCCGCTCACAGAGCAAGCTGCTCGAA contains the following coding sequences:
- a CDS encoding glycosyltransferase 87 family protein, translating into MRSLPSTYWLRGPLALLALASVVVVLRAPDERTPWWGISQSMLDVHVYRWGAEAVRNSEPLYEGLLWGVNGRFFVPMPFTYPPFSALLFQPLPMLSRPLMAAGWTALTLGLLYLVIRMSLRALDYAPDTVTRQVSLCLALICLSLEPVRTTIWLGQINLVLLALVLADQLLSRDGPGGRASRWRHLAGIGSGLAAGIKLTPAFFWAHWIVTGRWRVAVVSVVTFLATVALGFLVIPSDAARYWSGTVVESGRIAQDSVVANQSMRGVVARVLDVDSAPTIAWLAFAALAALVGLATAALLHRAGHQLLALTLSGMTMSMVSPFSWGHHWVWFIPLFVLTVHYALSARRWSFWLLPPLLWAATAAWVQSFPNPDFPDDRWVAIGLFMLGGDIPPVIFGLITNIYPLVWLATVGLSALLLRRSGAAGARLRDYGTADDSVPRAEDPRRG
- the fdhD gene encoding formate dehydrogenase accessory sulfurtransferase FdhD, which gives rise to MGRRTTRYPARRILAAGDARREVATLAVEEPLEIRVGGQPFVVTMRTPGDDMDLAAGHLVSEGAVWHRDHLPEICYCTTVSGRAEQDYNTLTVTVSPDIPAPRSPRASTMSSACGVCGVDSIDEVRRATHFPAEPAEPLIDSGVLLSLPDRLRAQQRVFDKTGGVHAAGLFSPAGELLCLREDVGRHNAVDKVVGWAFRQGLLPLRGTVLQVSGRASFELVQKASMAGIPVLSAVSAPSSLAVDLATETGVTLAGFSRVDRATVYTHPERVRD